The Vulpes vulpes isolate BD-2025 chromosome 10, VulVul3, whole genome shotgun sequence genome has a window encoding:
- the LOC112915021 gene encoding probable inactive ribonuclease-like protein 12 produces MLPVRAAAKTKGIRAEDVKGLLPLMILMVIIFLLLLFWENELHEEREVPTLEHLHVDYPQSDIPVRYCNQMVLQRVIRGPDNACKKEHVFIHERPREINRVCTSPKKRVCQNHSSILCFQSVTKFKMTACQLIEGTRYPACRYHISPIVGFAVVTCDHLGPVTLQRYVE; encoded by the exons ATGTTGCCTGTGAGAGCTGCAGCGAAAACAAAAG GAATTAGGGCAGAAGATGTGAAGGGACTCTTACCCCTGATGATCCTAATGGTGATCATTTTCCTGCTGCTTCTGTTCTGGGAGAACGAGCTGCATGAGGAAAGAGAGGTGCCAACCCTGGAGCACTTGCACGTGGACTACCCTCAGAGTGACATTCCTGTAAGGTACTGCAACCAGATGGTCTTACAAAGAGTCATCAGGGGACCTGACAACGCCTGCAAGAAGGAGCACGTTTTCATCCACGAGAGGCCTCGAGAGATCAACAGGGTGTGCACCTCTCCCAAGAAGAGGGTTTGTCAGAACCATTCTTCCATCTTATGTTTCCAGAGTGTGACAAAGTTCAAAATGACAGCCTGTCAGCTCATCGAAGGCACCAgatatcctgcctgcaggtaccaCATTTCCCCCATAGTGGGGTTCGCTGTTGTCACTTGTGATCACTTGGGGCCAGTGACTCTGCAGAGGTATGTTGAGTAA